Proteins encoded together in one Kutzneria kofuensis window:
- a CDS encoding thioesterase II family protein has product MRRFHPAPAARARLVCLPHAGGSASFFFPLAKALAPAIEVLAVQYPGRQDRRHEPPVGSIPALADDILDALRHLDDRPLALFGHSMGAITGYEVALRMADAGLPAPVHLFASGRRAPSRYRDESVHQVSDDRLVAELRTLGGSDAAMLEDPELLEMILPAIRGDYRAVETYRHDPGRRLDCPITVFTGDADPRVSLDEARAWTRHTTGPTDLRVLPGGHFFLVEQAVPMIRTIAEKLADGALIGP; this is encoded by the coding sequence ATGCGCCGGTTCCACCCGGCGCCCGCGGCGCGGGCCCGCCTGGTGTGCCTGCCGCACGCCGGCGGGTCGGCGAGCTTCTTCTTCCCGCTGGCCAAGGCGCTCGCCCCGGCCATCGAGGTGCTGGCGGTGCAGTACCCGGGGCGCCAGGACCGACGGCACGAGCCGCCGGTCGGCAGCATCCCGGCCCTGGCCGACGACATCCTCGACGCGCTGCGCCACCTGGATGACCGGCCCCTTGCGCTGTTCGGACACAGCATGGGCGCGATCACCGGCTACGAGGTGGCGCTGCGGATGGCCGACGCCGGGCTGCCCGCGCCGGTGCACCTGTTCGCCTCGGGGCGTCGGGCGCCGTCCCGCTACCGGGACGAGAGCGTTCACCAGGTGTCGGACGACCGGCTGGTGGCCGAGCTGCGGACCCTGGGCGGGTCCGACGCGGCGATGCTGGAGGACCCGGAGCTGCTGGAGATGATCCTGCCGGCGATCCGCGGCGACTACCGGGCCGTCGAGACGTACCGGCACGATCCCGGCCGCCGGCTGGACTGCCCGATCACGGTCTTCACCGGCGACGCCGATCCGCGGGTGTCGCTGGACGAGGCCCGCGCCTGGACCCGGCACACCACCGGCCCGACGGACCTGCGGGTGCTGCCGGGCGGCCACTTCTTCCTGGTCGAGCAGGCCGTGCCCATGATCAGGACGATCGCCGAGAAGCTGGCCGACGGCGCGCTCATCGGACCGTGA
- a CDS encoding DNA/RNA helicase domain-containing protein yields MSDLLARFDHGQLIEHLQEQARYAGARAGAAEVRSWQNSLPVLFRDLVDAGLGDVEVLLEHQLPHSKMRIDVVLCGIHPRTRETSFVFVELKQWSRAEAKLESVVIVPALGMRIHPTEQVRGYCQYFIDHTPALAQRPRAVRGVAYLHNARRADVVANRVDEYGRLFTLDDRAKLVEHLRSVLAVDGSRDANRDAGDEFLRFEHRPTKPFLAHVAAELQDREQFVLLDDQKVAYEIVLDAVVRSRAAKTRTVVIVMGGPGSGKSVIALSLVAELARRGVEVAHATGSRSFTETMRKYGGKDSPRLRGMFKYFNSFVGAEPADLRVLICDEAHRIRETGVNRYTTKAQRERARRQIDELIDVATVPVFLLDENQVVRPGEMGSEAEITAAARAAGCEVEVIRLRDQLRCGGSVSYDTWVSRLLGIGPEVGPPIPWSAIAGPLDEAITVTSAPSPAHLEKWVLAQQAEYRGIGRLTAGFCWPWSKPTQTADGPRLVEDVTIGDWRRPWNAKADAKLKVPDVPESSYWATDERGFGQVGCIYTAQGFEYDWSGVIFGPDLVRRDGRWVSNRSVSKDPDLRRADDVHFTALVKNTYKVLLTRGMRGTAVFSTDPETQAFLEEMTS; encoded by the coding sequence GTGTCGGACCTACTCGCGAGATTCGACCACGGTCAGCTCATCGAACACCTGCAGGAGCAGGCCAGGTACGCGGGCGCCAGGGCGGGCGCCGCCGAGGTGCGCTCCTGGCAGAACAGCCTGCCGGTGCTGTTCCGGGATCTGGTCGACGCCGGCCTGGGCGACGTGGAAGTGCTGCTGGAGCACCAGCTTCCGCACAGCAAGATGCGGATCGACGTCGTCCTCTGCGGAATCCATCCACGGACTCGTGAGACCAGCTTCGTCTTCGTGGAACTGAAGCAGTGGTCACGAGCGGAGGCGAAGCTGGAATCAGTCGTCATCGTGCCTGCGCTCGGCATGCGGATACACCCTACGGAGCAGGTCCGCGGCTACTGTCAGTACTTCATCGACCACACACCCGCGCTGGCGCAACGGCCGCGGGCGGTGCGAGGCGTCGCCTACCTGCACAACGCCCGGCGGGCCGACGTCGTCGCCAACCGCGTCGACGAGTACGGTCGACTGTTCACATTGGACGATCGGGCGAAGCTGGTCGAGCACTTGCGCTCGGTCCTCGCGGTCGACGGCTCACGGGACGCGAACCGGGACGCCGGCGACGAGTTCCTGAGGTTCGAGCACAGGCCGACGAAGCCGTTCCTGGCGCACGTGGCGGCCGAACTCCAGGACCGCGAGCAGTTCGTGCTGTTGGACGACCAGAAGGTCGCCTACGAGATCGTGCTCGACGCCGTGGTCCGGTCGAGGGCGGCGAAGACCCGAACCGTGGTGATCGTGATGGGTGGTCCGGGCTCGGGCAAGAGCGTGATCGCGCTGAGCCTGGTCGCCGAGCTCGCCCGGCGCGGAGTCGAGGTCGCGCACGCGACCGGCTCCAGGTCGTTCACCGAGACGATGCGCAAGTACGGCGGCAAGGACAGTCCGCGCCTGCGCGGAATGTTCAAGTACTTCAACTCCTTCGTCGGCGCCGAGCCCGCCGACCTCCGCGTGCTGATCTGCGACGAGGCCCACCGGATCCGGGAGACCGGCGTCAACCGATACACCACCAAGGCGCAGCGGGAGCGAGCACGACGGCAGATCGACGAACTCATCGACGTGGCCACCGTTCCGGTGTTCCTGCTCGACGAGAACCAGGTCGTGCGGCCGGGCGAGATGGGCTCGGAGGCTGAGATCACCGCCGCCGCGCGGGCGGCGGGATGCGAGGTCGAGGTCATTCGCCTGCGCGACCAGCTGCGCTGCGGCGGCTCGGTGTCCTACGACACCTGGGTCTCCCGGCTGCTCGGCATCGGACCGGAGGTGGGACCGCCGATCCCGTGGAGCGCGATCGCGGGTCCGCTGGACGAGGCGATCACGGTGACGTCGGCGCCGTCGCCCGCCCACCTGGAGAAGTGGGTGCTGGCGCAGCAGGCCGAGTATCGCGGGATCGGCCGTCTGACCGCCGGCTTTTGTTGGCCGTGGAGCAAGCCGACGCAGACCGCGGACGGCCCCCGGCTCGTGGAGGACGTCACCATCGGCGACTGGCGGCGCCCGTGGAACGCGAAGGCCGACGCCAAGCTGAAGGTGCCCGACGTCCCGGAGTCGTCGTACTGGGCGACCGACGAGCGCGGTTTCGGCCAGGTCGGCTGCATCTACACGGCTCAGGGCTTCGAATACGACTGGTCAGGCGTGATCTTCGGCCCGGACCTCGTCCGTCGCGACGGCCGATGGGTGTCGAACCGGTCGGTGTCGAAGGACCCCGATCTACGCAGGGCTGACGACGTCCACTTCACGGCCCTGGTCAAGAACACATACAAGGTGCTTCTCACCCGTGGGATGCGCGGCACCGCGGTGTTCTCGACGGATCCCGAGACGCAGGCATTTCTGGAAGAGATGACGTCCTAG
- a CDS encoding DUF2075 domain-containing protein produces the protein MVSGSVAELRQRMAEGTLVRDLVRATGSWQPVNAETGEVGAWRKSLPALLDVMERAGLPDVQVVLEHRLPYSPKRIDAVLCGLTPDTSEPSYMLVELKQWSAPITAEAGGFRVKGLDSLQLHPSEQVFRYGQQLLDFYPDLGRNPHRVRGIAYLHNAEDEECAALDRPRFTAQDYLVTRSRTSVLEKVLQRVLDATADISANRQLAKELLDAKAAPARTLLATAAAMFENRGDFVLLDEQKLAYNMVMDAVTSVRTGDGPKRVVIVLGGPGSGKSAIAMSLLAKLARTGRKVLHATGSRAFTQTLRKRVALGDHRVAQLFMYFFDFRRKEANELDVVICDEAHRIRDKRSNGDGNRLQIEELIDVAKVPVFLLDEHQVVRPNEVGTRAYIEQAAVARGCQVEVVRLEGQFRCGGSVLYDEWVRRLLGLSEQPPIVWSDLVAGTDDEYVVRTESSPVSLEEWLSGRMRMAGGTARIAAGFCWPWSDPKPNGRGGHRLVDDVTIGNWKRPWNTPDGKRVDDAPPAALWASDPRGFNQVGCIYTAQGFEYDWAGVIFGKDLVIRDGQWVAQIDESRDKAVKRDRARFDELVRNTYKVLLTRGMHGVCLHSVDETTNRFLQTYSR, from the coding sequence GTGGTCAGCGGCAGCGTCGCGGAGCTGCGGCAAAGGATGGCCGAAGGCACGTTGGTTCGTGATCTCGTGCGAGCGACGGGCTCGTGGCAACCGGTGAACGCGGAAACGGGAGAGGTCGGCGCTTGGCGGAAGAGTCTCCCGGCTCTCCTGGACGTGATGGAGCGGGCCGGCTTGCCGGACGTGCAGGTTGTCCTCGAGCACCGGCTGCCGTACAGCCCGAAACGGATCGACGCGGTTCTCTGCGGCCTGACTCCCGACACCAGTGAACCTTCGTACATGTTGGTCGAGCTCAAGCAATGGTCGGCGCCGATCACCGCGGAGGCCGGTGGCTTTCGGGTCAAGGGCCTGGACAGCCTTCAGCTGCATCCGTCCGAACAGGTGTTTCGGTACGGTCAGCAGCTGCTCGACTTCTACCCGGATCTCGGCCGTAACCCGCACCGGGTCCGCGGCATCGCGTACCTACACAACGCGGAGGACGAGGAGTGCGCGGCGCTGGATCGCCCCAGGTTCACCGCGCAGGACTACCTGGTCACGCGCAGCAGAACGTCGGTTCTCGAGAAGGTGTTGCAGCGGGTGCTGGACGCCACGGCGGACATCAGCGCGAACCGACAGTTGGCGAAGGAACTGCTGGACGCGAAGGCAGCACCGGCACGGACGCTGTTGGCCACCGCGGCCGCCATGTTCGAGAACCGGGGCGACTTCGTGCTGCTCGACGAGCAGAAGCTGGCCTACAACATGGTGATGGACGCGGTCACGTCGGTGCGGACGGGCGACGGTCCCAAGCGAGTCGTCATCGTGCTCGGCGGACCGGGCTCCGGCAAGAGCGCCATCGCGATGTCCCTGCTGGCGAAACTCGCCAGGACCGGGCGGAAGGTGTTGCACGCCACCGGATCTCGGGCCTTCACCCAGACGTTGCGAAAGCGCGTGGCCCTCGGTGACCACCGTGTGGCGCAACTGTTCATGTACTTCTTCGACTTTCGCCGGAAGGAGGCGAACGAACTGGACGTCGTGATCTGCGACGAGGCGCATCGTATCCGCGACAAGCGGTCGAACGGCGACGGCAACCGGTTGCAGATCGAGGAACTGATCGATGTTGCGAAGGTGCCGGTGTTCCTGCTCGACGAGCACCAGGTCGTGCGACCCAACGAGGTCGGGACCAGGGCGTACATCGAGCAGGCCGCGGTGGCGCGGGGCTGCCAGGTCGAGGTGGTCCGGCTGGAGGGCCAGTTCAGGTGCGGTGGTTCCGTCCTGTACGACGAGTGGGTGCGGCGGTTGCTCGGTCTCTCCGAGCAGCCGCCGATCGTCTGGTCGGACCTTGTAGCGGGGACGGACGACGAATACGTCGTGCGTACCGAGAGTTCCCCCGTGAGTCTTGAGGAATGGCTCTCGGGCCGCATGCGAATGGCCGGTGGCACGGCGCGGATCGCGGCTGGCTTCTGCTGGCCCTGGAGCGACCCGAAGCCGAACGGCCGGGGCGGCCACCGCCTGGTGGATGACGTGACCATCGGGAACTGGAAGCGGCCGTGGAACACGCCCGACGGCAAGAGGGTTGACGACGCGCCGCCGGCGGCGCTGTGGGCGTCCGATCCCAGGGGCTTCAACCAGGTCGGATGCATCTATACCGCGCAGGGGTTCGAGTACGACTGGGCGGGCGTGATCTTCGGGAAGGATCTCGTCATCCGAGACGGCCAGTGGGTCGCTCAGATCGATGAATCCAGGGACAAGGCGGTCAAGCGGGATCGCGCCCGGTTCGACGAACTCGTCCGCAACACCTACAAAGTGCTGCTCACCCGCGGCATGCACGGCGTCTGCCTGCACTCGGTGGACGAGACGACGAACCGATTCTTGCAGACGTACTCTCGCTGA
- a CDS encoding thiamine pyrophosphate-dependent enzyme, with translation MQTTEETLQDLIARMTGDNKHLAAATSTLDAIWVLYDRVLNVSPETIDDPDRDRFYLSKGHGPMAYYAVLAAKGFIDPDALDVWRTFDSPLGMHPDHVIAPGVEISSGSLGHGLPLGVGTALALRAQGRDARVFVLIGDGEFDEGSNHETMAIAGRLGLDRLTVIVIDNKTASLGWPDGIAKRFEMEGWLASTVDGRDQDQLYQALTRETDGRPRAVVAEVLPISEGSAA, from the coding sequence ATGCAGACAACGGAAGAGACGCTGCAAGACCTCATCGCCAGGATGACCGGTGACAACAAGCACCTGGCCGCCGCGACGTCCACTTTGGACGCCATCTGGGTGCTCTACGACCGCGTGCTGAACGTGTCGCCGGAGACCATCGACGACCCCGACCGGGACCGGTTCTACCTGTCCAAGGGGCACGGGCCGATGGCCTACTACGCGGTGCTCGCCGCGAAGGGCTTCATCGACCCGGACGCGCTGGACGTCTGGCGCACCTTCGACTCGCCGCTGGGCATGCACCCGGACCACGTGATCGCGCCCGGGGTGGAGATCAGCAGCGGCTCGCTCGGCCACGGGCTCCCGCTCGGCGTGGGGACCGCGCTCGCGCTGCGCGCGCAGGGCCGCGACGCCCGCGTGTTCGTGCTGATCGGCGACGGCGAGTTCGACGAGGGCAGCAACCACGAGACGATGGCCATCGCCGGCCGCCTCGGCCTGGACCGCCTCACCGTCATCGTGATCGACAACAAGACCGCCAGCCTCGGTTGGCCGGACGGCATCGCCAAGCGCTTCGAGATGGAGGGCTGGCTCGCGAGCACCGTGGACGGTCGCGACCAGGACCAGCTGTACCAGGCGCTGACCAGGGAAACCGACGGACGGCCGCGGGCCGTGGTGGCGGAGGTCCTCCCCATCTCGGAAGGGAGCGCGGCATGA
- a CDS encoding ImmA/IrrE family metallo-endopeptidase, with protein MDNHGCLVVFSPRDNATVDAYSFDTPQRPMVLLNVMKDDYYRQRFDVAPELGRLVMHVDAEPGRRAVEDQANVLPPSS; from the coding sequence GTGGACAACCACGGTTGTCTCGTCGTGTTCAGCCCGAGGGACAACGCCACCGTGGACGCGTACTCGTTCGACACCCCGCAGCGCCCGATGGTGCTGCTCAACGTTATGAAGGACGACTACTACCGCCAGCGGTTCGACGTCGCTCCCGAGTTGGGGCGCCTGGTGATGCACGTCGATGCCGAGCCCGGAAGGCGCGCCGTCGAGGACCAGGCCAACGTTTTGCCGCCGAGTTCCTGA
- a CDS encoding SAM-dependent methyltransferase: MTKPTPTPTEIGHGYDQFADLLDDVWGLNLHHGYWDDLSSSLEEATTKLTDRLSAMLTIRPGARLLDIGCGIGEPAIRLASTHDIEVVGVSISERQIQRANERAAAAGLSDRLSFQYGDAMDLPFPDESFDLVWAMESLHHMPDRWHVISKAAKALKPGGQLAISDFLLVPGAAGAAADAARVHENGGGVLTVVDLEEYLAHLREAGLEPEASEDVSKFTRPSWGKAAERFRALREQALPHIGEAQFEVVLSRFQTFSDESALGYVLLTARKPA, from the coding sequence GTGACAAAGCCGACGCCGACGCCGACCGAGATCGGACATGGCTACGACCAATTCGCGGATCTGCTCGACGATGTCTGGGGCCTGAACCTGCACCACGGCTACTGGGACGATCTGTCCTCGTCGCTGGAGGAGGCCACCACCAAGCTGACCGACCGGCTGAGCGCCATGCTGACCATTCGGCCCGGCGCCCGCCTGCTCGACATCGGCTGCGGCATCGGCGAGCCGGCGATCCGGCTGGCGAGCACCCACGACATCGAGGTCGTCGGCGTCTCGATCAGCGAGCGCCAGATCCAGCGCGCCAACGAACGCGCCGCCGCGGCCGGACTGTCCGACCGACTGTCCTTTCAGTACGGCGACGCGATGGACCTGCCGTTCCCCGACGAGTCGTTCGACCTGGTCTGGGCGATGGAGTCGCTGCACCACATGCCGGACCGCTGGCACGTGATCAGCAAGGCGGCCAAGGCACTCAAGCCCGGCGGGCAGCTGGCGATCAGCGACTTCCTGCTGGTGCCGGGCGCCGCCGGTGCGGCGGCCGACGCCGCCCGCGTGCACGAGAACGGCGGCGGCGTGCTCACGGTCGTCGACCTGGAGGAGTACCTGGCGCACCTGCGCGAGGCCGGGCTCGAGCCCGAGGCCAGCGAGGACGTCAGCAAGTTCACCCGGCCGTCGTGGGGCAAGGCCGCCGAGCGCTTCCGGGCGCTGCGCGAGCAGGCCCTGCCGCACATCGGCGAGGCGCAGTTCGAGGTCGTGCTCTCGCGCTTCCAGACCTTCAGCGACGAGTCGGCGCTGGGCTACGTCCTCCTCACCGCCCGCAAGCCGGCCTGA
- a CDS encoding transketolase family protein — protein sequence MTAQVTRKQMRTVFAETVIESLASDPRVVMLTADISSWFFWDVKKEYPDRVLNFGIREQAMIDIAGGFALAGMRPVVHTYAPFLIERPFEQIKIGLNHQDVGAVLVSVGASYDDPSWGRTHQGPGDVALLDTLPGWTVHVPGHEDEVGPLLRKAIAGDGRVYMRLSERANGEPVPVTDGFTVLRKGTAGVVIAVGPMLDQVLAATANIDATVLYTSTIRPFDHAGLRAAVADARANVVLVEPYLKGTSSHEVNEALTDVPHRVLSFGVWRDREARAYGTAEDHDKLFGVDPESLAASITRFFN from the coding sequence ATGACCGCTCAGGTGACCAGGAAGCAGATGCGCACCGTCTTCGCCGAGACGGTGATCGAGTCGCTGGCTTCGGACCCCCGGGTGGTCATGCTGACCGCCGACATCTCGTCGTGGTTCTTCTGGGACGTCAAGAAGGAGTACCCGGACCGGGTGCTCAACTTCGGCATCCGGGAACAGGCGATGATCGACATCGCCGGCGGCTTCGCGCTCGCCGGCATGCGGCCGGTGGTGCACACCTACGCGCCGTTCCTGATCGAGCGGCCGTTCGAGCAGATCAAGATCGGCCTGAACCACCAGGACGTCGGCGCCGTGCTGGTCAGCGTCGGCGCCTCCTACGACGACCCGTCGTGGGGCCGTACCCACCAGGGGCCCGGCGATGTCGCGCTGCTGGACACGCTTCCCGGCTGGACCGTGCACGTTCCCGGACACGAGGACGAGGTCGGTCCCTTGCTGCGCAAGGCGATCGCCGGCGACGGTCGTGTCTACATGCGACTGTCCGAACGGGCCAACGGCGAACCGGTCCCCGTCACCGACGGCTTCACCGTGCTGCGCAAGGGAACCGCCGGTGTGGTGATCGCCGTCGGCCCGATGCTGGACCAGGTGCTCGCCGCCACCGCGAACATCGATGCGACGGTGCTGTACACCTCCACGATCCGGCCCTTCGACCACGCCGGCCTGCGCGCCGCGGTGGCCGACGCGCGCGCGAACGTCGTGCTCGTCGAGCCCTACCTGAAGGGCACGTCCTCGCACGAGGTGAACGAGGCGCTCACCGACGTGCCGCACCGGGTGCTGTCGTTCGGCGTGTGGCGGGACCGCGAGGCGCGGGCCTACGGCACCGCCGAGGACCACGACAAGCTGTTCGGTGTGGACCCGGAGAGCCTGGCCGCGTCGATCACCAGATTCTTCAACTAG
- a CDS encoding type II 3-dehydroquinate dehydratase has product MSVVLLLNGPNLGALGYREPEIYGTDTLADIEKAVAEEVAVRGWEVVSIQRDGEGDLVGAIHQHRDSTVGAIVNPGALMIAGWSLRDALASYSPPWIEVHLSNVWARESFRHESVIAPLASGVVIGLGAFGYRLAAQALLHLCPET; this is encoded by the coding sequence GTGAGTGTTGTGCTTCTCCTCAACGGTCCCAACCTGGGCGCCCTGGGCTATCGCGAGCCGGAGATCTACGGCACCGACACTCTCGCGGACATCGAGAAGGCGGTCGCCGAGGAGGTCGCCGTGCGCGGCTGGGAGGTGGTGTCGATCCAGCGTGACGGGGAGGGTGACCTGGTCGGCGCGATCCACCAGCACCGTGACAGCACGGTCGGGGCGATCGTCAATCCGGGGGCGCTGATGATCGCCGGCTGGAGCCTTCGGGACGCGTTGGCGAGCTATTCGCCGCCGTGGATCGAGGTCCACCTGAGCAACGTCTGGGCCCGGGAAAGCTTTCGGCACGAGTCGGTGATCGCTCCGCTCGCCAGTGGTGTGGTGATCGGATTGGGCGCTTTCGGGTACCGTCTGGCGGCCCAGGCGTTGTTGCACCTGTGCCCGGAAACGTGA
- a CDS encoding cytochrome P450, producing the protein MTNTETKPANNDALRAPVPVELLDRDDPFTPPAPLTALAEKGPVNKATLPGGDPFWLVTGYEEARAVLADPRMSADRFQYHPRFKELPEALREKLRDDKSRAGSFINMDPPEHTRYRRMLTGQFTLRRMRQLTDRIQEIVTERLDALLASGNSADLVPAFAQPVPTLVMCELLGVGYEEREEFQRTTANLLRMDLPAAEAVANMEAQRAFMQSLITHKRAHPSDDMISGLIHDADAALSDDELINIANLLLIAGHETTSNMLGLGTFVLLQHPSQLATLRADPSLMSDAVEELLRFLSIVHTGIFRFAKEEVELAGELLPAGATVVISVVAANRDKQQWSDPDLLDVTRARGPHLAFGHGVHQCLGQQLARIEMTIAYNELLRRLPNLRLSVPAEEIPLRNDMLTYGVHALPVTWDTP; encoded by the coding sequence GTGACCAACACTGAGACCAAGCCCGCCAACAACGACGCGCTGCGCGCTCCCGTGCCGGTGGAGCTCCTCGACCGCGACGACCCGTTCACGCCGCCGGCGCCCCTGACGGCCTTGGCCGAGAAGGGCCCCGTCAACAAGGCGACCCTGCCCGGCGGCGACCCGTTCTGGCTGGTGACCGGGTACGAGGAGGCCCGTGCCGTGCTGGCCGATCCTCGGATGTCGGCCGACCGGTTCCAGTACCACCCCCGGTTCAAGGAGCTCCCCGAGGCGCTGCGGGAGAAGCTGCGTGACGACAAGTCCCGGGCCGGGTCCTTCATCAACATGGACCCGCCCGAGCACACCCGGTATCGGCGGATGCTCACCGGGCAGTTCACCCTGCGGCGGATGCGCCAGCTGACCGACCGGATCCAGGAGATCGTCACCGAGCGGCTGGATGCCTTGCTGGCCAGCGGAAACAGCGCCGACCTCGTGCCCGCTTTCGCCCAGCCCGTGCCGACCTTGGTGATGTGCGAGCTGCTCGGCGTCGGCTACGAGGAGCGTGAGGAGTTCCAGCGCACCACCGCCAACCTGCTGCGGATGGACCTGCCCGCCGCCGAGGCCGTCGCCAACATGGAGGCCCAGCGGGCCTTCATGCAGAGCCTCATCACGCACAAGCGGGCGCACCCCTCCGACGACATGATCTCCGGCCTCATCCACGACGCCGATGCCGCCCTGTCCGACGACGAGCTCATCAACATCGCCAACCTGCTGCTCATCGCCGGCCACGAGACCACGTCGAACATGCTGGGGCTAGGCACTTTCGTCCTCCTACAGCACCCTTCCCAGCTCGCCACCCTCCGCGCCGACCCTTCCCTGATGTCCGACGCCGTCGAGGAACTCCTGCGGTTCCTGTCCATCGTCCACACCGGGATCTTCCGCTTTGCCAAGGAGGAGGTCGAGCTCGCCGGCGAGCTCCTCCCCGCCGGCGCCACCGTCGTGATCTCCGTCGTCGCTGCCAACCGCGACAAGCAGCAGTGGTCCGACCCCGACCTCCTCGACGTCACCCGGGCCCGTGGTCCCCACCTCGCCTTCGGCCACGGCGTTCACCAGTGCCTCGGCCAGCAGCTCGCCCGCATCGAGATGACCATCGCCTACAACGAGCTCCTGCGCCGCCTCCCCAACCTCCGCCTCTCCGTCCCCGCCGAGGAGATCCCCCTCCGCAACGACATGCTCACCTACGGCGTGCACGCCCTCCCCGTCACTTGGGACACCCCCTGA
- a CDS encoding helix-turn-helix transcriptional regulator → MSYLLESPPVGVEISRDQNSYIPERRFPQHPFAGSVDDFLPGSCEAAGFFRRSAWSWYDGRLDVGLQEAAAAVDVKCDDNHEPCELAPFWHIALLIKARELDAAWRALNSLEMRRGASEAERVTATSHVIRGDLLFAMGRVEEGLAEVNAGLRVAERCGARSLLPTGYVVMALGALRRADMRACLHFVDKLTGEALLGYFGQAAGAWVTAQAAEARGGVDNAAGLIAGIVTHPFVLRQLLVSEPAAASWLVRASGKLGARDLAQAVVIAACAASGKQSRFGVVRAAALHAAGLLEKDSCKLLEAANLYPDRWCGASAREDLAGLLAARRSERNNTIHILESALGAYTAVGATRDASRIVNKLRDFGVRRGAIRAVERDGDLPHGLTNTEFAVAELVSQGHTNNEVGRQLFISRHTVAFHLKKVYQKMSVASRVELAASWKAMQ, encoded by the coding sequence TTGTCTTACTTGCTGGAGTCGCCGCCTGTCGGCGTAGAGATTTCTCGTGATCAAAACAGCTACATACCGGAGAGGCGTTTTCCGCAGCATCCTTTTGCTGGATCCGTCGATGATTTTCTTCCGGGATCGTGCGAGGCCGCCGGATTTTTTCGGCGTTCCGCCTGGTCCTGGTACGACGGGCGGCTCGACGTGGGGTTGCAGGAAGCCGCCGCGGCGGTGGACGTCAAATGCGACGACAACCACGAGCCGTGCGAACTCGCCCCTTTCTGGCACATCGCATTGCTGATCAAGGCGAGGGAGCTCGACGCCGCCTGGCGGGCACTGAACTCCCTTGAGATGCGCCGGGGGGCGTCAGAGGCGGAACGGGTGACGGCGACGTCGCACGTCATCCGGGGTGACCTGCTGTTCGCCATGGGACGGGTCGAGGAGGGCCTGGCCGAGGTGAACGCGGGGCTGCGGGTCGCGGAACGCTGCGGCGCCCGCTCACTGCTGCCCACCGGTTATGTGGTGATGGCGCTCGGCGCGCTGCGCCGGGCGGACATGCGGGCCTGCCTGCATTTCGTGGACAAACTGACCGGGGAAGCCCTGCTGGGCTATTTCGGACAGGCCGCCGGGGCGTGGGTCACCGCGCAGGCGGCGGAGGCGCGGGGCGGGGTGGACAACGCGGCGGGACTCATCGCCGGAATCGTCACCCATCCTTTTGTTCTTCGTCAGCTTCTGGTGTCGGAACCGGCGGCGGCGTCCTGGCTCGTGCGGGCATCGGGCAAGCTGGGTGCCCGTGACCTCGCGCAGGCCGTGGTGATCGCGGCCTGCGCCGCGTCCGGCAAGCAGTCGCGATTCGGCGTGGTCAGGGCGGCCGCGCTGCACGCGGCCGGCCTGCTGGAGAAGGACTCGTGCAAGCTGCTCGAGGCGGCGAATCTGTATCCCGACCGCTGGTGCGGCGCGTCCGCGCGGGAGGATCTGGCCGGCCTGCTGGCCGCGAGGCGGTCCGAGCGGAACAACACGATTCATATTCTGGAGTCGGCGCTGGGGGCCTATACGGCGGTCGGCGCCACCCGTGACGCGTCCCGAATCGTTAACAAGCTTCGCGATTTCGGTGTGCGTCGCGGTGCGATCCGTGCCGTGGAGCGCGATGGCGATCTTCCGCACGGACTCACCAACACGGAGTTCGCGGTCGCGGAGCTGGTGAGCCAGGGGCACACCAACAACGAGGTCGGCCGCCAGCTGTTCATCTCTCGGCACACCGTGGCATTCCATCTCAAGAAGGTGTACCAGAAGATGAGTGTCGCCTCGCGTGTCGAGTTGGCGGCCAGCTGGAAAGCAATGCAATAG